GAAAGACAACTGAACCACCCCAGCCATTGGCTAATACCAGCAACAGCAAATAAATTGAAAAAAAATTGGGCACTCCTAAAGCTATGCCACCAACAAGATTTTTGAGTCTGAACTTAACTTTTCCTCTTAGGTACTGAATTATTAATATAACGAATCCGGTAAAACCTGCTGAGAGAAATAAAGTGGCTACAAATCCGGGATCGCCATTATTTACCAATCCATGATACTGAATCAGGAAAATGGAACTGTCAATGACACATGAAAAAAGAAATGTCAAGATAGGAAGCATTAGTACCCATTTGGAAAGAACAGATTTGCGCTCATTATTTTTTTGGTAACTCAATAAAATAATGGATAAAACAGATGCAATAATTCCAAACCACTTCAAAAATGAAGAAGTTTCGCCAAAAAAAATAATTGCTATCAATGCCGGTGCAATTAAGGACATTTTTTGAAATATAGTAGTTATTACCATCCCAAAATGCTGCACAGTGAGTGCCATGATATTAAATACAATTATAAAAATCACTCCCAGTAAAAATGCGTACTTAAACCAGGGTAGCGTCAGGAGATTATCCGGTAATGGATTGCCCCCAGCCACCACACTTGCAGTAAGAACACATACAATATAGTTGACAGTGATAGCCTGAAAATTATCAATACCGTATTTGTCAAATAACTTAAAAGCAACTCCAATGAGTGCGTTGAGTATGATACACAAAATGAGTAAAATCATTTCACTTGAATTGAAGGAAACAGAACATTCAGAGATGAAGGGATTACTTTAAACGTAACAGTTTTGTCTGACTCAAATCCTTCACCATCTACATGCATATGTTCTTTGTCTTTGATTTTAATGGTAACTTCTCTGACTTTATACAATTTGACGAGAGGGCTTTTATGAAAAGTTCTGTTCAGCATTCTGAATGCCATCAGAAAGTATCTGAAAACAGGTTTTTTGACCACTAATAAGACATCTAACATTCCATCTTGAAGATCAGCATTAGGAACAATAGTAAAATTATATCCATAAATGGAGGCATTGGCTACCACTGCCATCGCGTATTGACCACTGAATTTTTCATTTTCAGTCTCAATTTCAAGACTCAGATACTTAAAAGATAAACTTTCTTTTAATGTTGCTATGAAGTAGGGTAGAAAGCCCCTTTTTTTATTCGCTTTAGTTTTAAAGGCAACAGTAGCATCCAGTCCGATCCCGGCAATATTTAGAAAAAAACGGTCATTAGCCAAACAAGTATCAATTTTTTGAACAATACCAGTGTTGATTGCCTTTAAACTGTATTCTGCCTGGCGACCTAATCCTATGTGCATTGCAAAACCGTTTCCTGATCCGAAGGGTATTACACTCAGTATGGTGTTTTGGTGTACCAGGGATGAAGCGACTTCATTTACGGTACCATCTCCACCGACAGCTGCAACCATATAATAGTTTTTATCAACAGCCTCTTTGCTCAGTAGCCGGGCGTGCCCGCTATATTGGGTCAAACAAATTTCATATTCAAATTTTGTCAGATCCAGATTATTTCTGATTAATGCGTCAAGTTGATCCTTTTTTTTAGTACCGGAAAATGGATTGGTTACAAATCTTATTTTTTTTCTTTCAGCCATCTTTTCATTCTTTACCTCACCTTACTTGAGCCAATTATTTTCTTTGTACCATAGAATGGTTTCTTTAATTCCTTCATCTAATGTATAAGCCGCAGTAAACCCTAAATCTTTTTGCTGTTCTGAAATGTCACAATTCCAACTTCTGGCTTTGATTTCATTTACTTTCTCAATATTTAATGAAGGGTATTTTCCACTTAATGCAGACACTTTTTCAGAAACATAAGCTACTCCTTTGATCACAAAAATGGGTAATCTGATACTGACGGTTTTTTTAGAAAGGTGCTTTTTTATTAAACTGTTGAAATATTTTCCTTCATAACTTTGTCCATCTGTGACAAAATAGCCTTTATGCTTTACATCAGATGACATAGCATCCACAATCATTTTAGCCAAATCTTTTACATATATAAAAGTAAGTTTTTGTTTGCCAAAACCTGCAACCAACTCAATTCCTTTATTAATGGTTTCGAATACATTAAACAGATCTTTTTCCATTGGACCGTACACTGCTGTCGGCCTGAGGATAACCCAGGGTATATCTTTGCTATTGATCAATAAGTTTTCTGAATCAAGTTTGCTCCTGCCATAGTTAGTCACAGGGTGTGGTACAGAATTGGAATCAAGTATACCATTTTTTTGGAAATCAGCCGGTCCATAGGATGCCAGACTGCTTATAAAAACAAACTTCTGAATATTTATTTTTGCATTTTTAATAGCACAAAGCAAATTATCCAAATAAGTTGTATTAACTTTCCAGTATGCTTTGGGTTCAGGGCTTTTGGTAAGTCCGGCATTATGGATGATATATTCAAATTGATGGTATTGAAGGCTTTCAGTCATTTGAAGGATATCTTCAAAATTCCATTCAATCAGTTTTATGTCCAATCCTTTTAAACCTGAAGTATCACTGGACTTCCTTACTGTTGCTGTGACTTCATATCCTCTTGAAAGGCATTCTCTTACTATAAAACCTCCAATGAAGCCTGTAGCCCCTGTAATCAATACTTTTTTTTTCATTTCCGGTTTCAATTTCAAACTTTGGCTTTATAAAGCCGGTATGTTTTATATTTAACTCCGTTCAAATGTTCAGCAGCTTTTACCATCGCTTCATTGCTTTCCAATACCCATGATGCTTCACCTCCTATGATTCCTCGAGCCCTTGCCTGTAGAATGTTCTTTGAAAAAAATATAGCTTCTATGCCTTGTTTTCTGTATTCTTCCAGCACTCCAAGGGCTAATATCCTCACATATTTTGTTTTCTTTTTTCCTAACAACAATCTGAAAATTCCTAAAGGAAATAATCGTCCGCGTTTATTTTTAATCAGGATTTCGTTAATGTTGGGCACAGTGAGTGAAAATCCAATCGCTTCCCCATCTTTTTCAGCTATGTATGCAAATGACTCGTCAATGATCATTTTCAGATCATTTTTCAGGTACTCAAATTCTGCGTCTGTAAATGGAACAAATCCCCAGTTTTCTTCCCAGGCTGCATTATAGATTTTTTGTATTTTTTTTGTTTCTTCGTTGATATCTTTAATTCTGATATTTCGAATCGTTATGCCTTTTGATTTAAGTCTTTCTTCTAATGCTTCTGCAATCCTCAAAGATTTTTCTGATGCTTTGTCAGCGTATATCATGTAGGCATATAAATCCATTTCTTTTTTAAAACCAAAATTTTCAACGAGACGACCGTAATAGGGCTTATTGTAAGTCATCATGATTTTGGGAGAGTCTTCAAATCCTTCCACTAAAATCCCGGCTGTTTCATTGGTTGTAAAATTGGTAGGACCCATGATATCCGAATAGCCATTTTCTTTTGCAAAATCACAAGCCTTCTGAAGTAATACATTAGCTACATCCTGATCATCAATCACATCAAAAAAACCAAAAAAACCAATATTACTTTGATGGTGTTTATTGTAGTTTTTATTATTTATTGCAGCTATTCTTCCGGCAATTTTCCCATCTTTCCACGCCAGGTAATAATTCGCATTTCCATATTGGTGAAACGGATATTTTTTAGGATCAAGCATATCCTTCTGACCAATAAAGATTTCAGGGACGTAATATGGATCATCTTTATACAGATCATGCGGGAAGTCAATAAAGGCCTTTAGATCTTTATCATTTTTTACCTGCTCAATTTTTATGCTCAATTTTTGCTGATTTTAATACTGCTTTTATTACAGCATTTTAATTGATTGATAATCAAATATTTAAATTAAGATAAAACAGACGATTTTTCGAGATCAAATACTCCAATCTGAACTGCAATGCTATGAAGTTTATCAACAGATTCATCTATTTGTTCTTTGGTATGTGTGGCCATTAGTGAATATCGTATCAATGATGATGTACTCGGTACGGCAGGTGAAACAACCGGATTAACAAATATGCCTTGTTCAAGTGCCAGCTTGGTTAATTGAAAAGTTTTATAATCATCTCTGATCAAAATCGGAATAATCGGTGTGACACTATGACCAGTGTCAAAGCCTGCTGATTTTAAAGCCTGCATAGCATATCGGGTATTTTCCCACAACTTCTCTATCCTTTCAGGTTCAGCCTGTATCAAATCCAATGCAGCAATGACAGACGCAGCATTAGCAGGAGCTATGCTTGCACTGAATATCAGAGATCTGGCATTGTGCTTCAAATAATTAATAGTATCGTTATCAGCTGCTATGAATCCTCCAATGCTTGCAAGCGATTTACTGAATGTTCCCATAATCAGATCTACTTTGTCTGTCAGTCCAAAATGATCTGCTGTTCCTGCTCCCAGTTTTCCTAATACTCCTAATCCATGCGCATCATCGACCATGATATTAGCATTGTACTTCTCAGCCAATATGACTATTTCCGGCAGGTTTGCAATATCGCCTTCCATACTGAACACACCGTCCACCGCTATCAGTTTCATTTTGTCCGGCTCCACTCTTGAAAGGACTTTCTCGAGTGAATCCATATCATTATGGTTGTATTTTAGCACCTTTGCAAATGAAAGTCTGGCGCCATCAATAATGCAGGCATGATCCAGTTCATCCAGGATAATATAATCATGTCTTCCGGGTATAGATGAAATAACACCCAAATTTACCTGAAAACCGGTACTGAAAACCAACGCTCCTTCTTTACCGACAAATTTGGCTAATTTTTCTTCCAGTTCTATATGTATATCAAGAGTTCCATTCAAAAATCTGGAACCGGCACAACCTGAACCATACTTGTCAATTGCTTTTTTAGAGGCTTCTTTAAGCTTAGGGTGATTGGTAAGTCCCAAATAACTGTTAGACCCAAACATAAGCACATCTTTTCCGTCTATTTTCACTACAGTATCCTGTTCAGATTCAATAGTCCTGAAGAAAGGGTATAAACCCATCTCTTGAATTTGTTGTGGCAGGGTGTATGCTGCCATCTTTTTCTTAAGGATAGACATTTTGGAAAGGTTTTAAGCTATTCAATAAATTAATTAATCTGCAAATATCGTATTTATCACATAATTAATATGTATAAAAGCTTATAAATTTTCAATATTTAGATTATACTTCTATAATTTCATAATAATTGAATAGATTTGACCATAATTTTGGGTTGAATAAAATGATCATAATTAAAAATAAGTTGGTTTGAAAAAGGTATTAATTACTGGGGCAGCAGGGTTTATAGGCTCACATTTGTGTGACAGATTTATTAAAGAAGGCTATTATGTTATCGGAATGGATAATCTGATAACAGGAAATCTGGAAAATATTGAACACCTGTTTCCTTTACCGAATTTTGAATATTATCATCACGATGTTTCAAAATTTGTGCATGTGCCGGGTACGCTCGACTACATATTACATTTTGCATCACCAGCCAGTCCGATAGATTATCTTAAGATGCCTATTCAGACTTTAAAGGTGGGTTCGTTGGGTACACATAATCTTTTGGGTCTGGCAAAATCTAAAAGCGCAAGAATACTGATTGCATCCACATCTGAAGTTTACGGTGACCCTTTGGTTCATCCACAGAGAGAAGATTATTGGGGAAATGTCAATCCTATCGGTCCGCGGGGAGTGTATGATGAAGCGAAACGTTTTCAGGAAGCGATTACGATGGCGTACCACACTTATCATGGTTTAGAGACGCGAATTGTTCGGATTTTTAATACATATGGCCCGAGAATGAGAGTGGAAGATGGTCGGGTTTTGCCGGCTTTTTTTTCTCAGGCTATCCGAGGAGAAGGACTAACCGTTTTTGGGGATGGCTCGCAGACGAGGTCTTTTTGTTATGTGGACGATCTGGTAGAGGGTATTTACAGGCTGCTATTAAGTGACTATCATTTACCTGTCAATATTGGTAATCCGTCTGAAATAACCATTATGCAGTTTTCCAAAGAAGTACTTGATTTAGTTCAGAATCCAAAAGCACATATCATTTATAATCCGCTTCCGGTAGATGATCCGAAACAACGCCAACCGGATATAAGTCTTGCAAAAAAACTATTAAACTGGGAGCCAAATGTGAACAGGGAAGATGGATTGAAACGGACGTATGAATATTTCCGGAAAGTCGTGAGGTGATAAATGAATGAGCTTTAATCTGCCAAAAACCAGCTAAATACGAATCTAAGCATAGGGTCTAATTGTGGATATTGATAAACGTCAAAATTTACATTTTTATCAATTAAGTTACCTGCATTTTCATATTTAAACATAGCCTTAAACTTTGATACTTTGGCCATCAGAAATATTTCTCCGGCAGGAAAAAAAGGAAGATTGTAATCCGAAGCGTAAAATTGGCCCCAAACTGGACTATATCCATTGCCTTCATACGCAGGAATTATTCTGGCGTTGACTCCAATATTCACTTCCATTACTTTTTTAAATAGCATTCCTCCCCAATAAAATCTGTGGTAAGTAAGTAATGTAGGCAGATTATAGACATTATTTGAAAATGCCTGTAAATATAAATGGTTATCTAAATGAAAACCCCAAAGTTTAAAATTTTGAATTACTTCAAGCTGTGTCACAGAAAGTAATCCGTCCAATTGTTCTGGCTGGACTTCTTTATTCCAAAATACCGGTTTGTTCCATAATTGCTGGGAAATAGATGCTTTAAATTTCAAAAAAGGTATTTCCAAAGAACCTCTTAGAATGGAACCAAATGATTTGTCGTTGTTTATATTACGTATGACATTATTATTTAATATCAATACCTGAGAACTATAACTTTGTTCTGATTGAAATAATTTCAGGCTCGTTGTTAATATTAATTTTTTACCGGAATTAAATTGCAAATTGCCTTCCAGATCAAAATTGCCTGCATTCTGACCAATTCCAAGGTAAGCATTTGTATTTAGATATAAATTACGGTAGAAAGGTAAAGTACCTTTGAAAGCGAGTGTAACGTCATGCCTGGATTTATTTTCAGGAAAATTATTTATTGAGAAAAAATCATAGATCAATCCGGTTTTTAAAGTTATGCCGCTTCTGTTGGAGCTGTTTATGAAAAATGAATTTCTGAACTGATTCACAGTTATTAGCTTTCTGATACCCCTTGTGTCTTTGAGTAATGCTCCATAGTGTGCAGTGTCTTGTTTTCTTTTCAGATCAACATCTGAATACTTAAAATAGGACGGATTGTATTCGGTTTGGTTTTGAAGAAATAAGTTCCAATTACTTTTTGTATCTCCGGCCAGAAAATAATATTGCGACAATACATAATATTTCTGCTGATGTCTGGTCTCTGCCTGATTCAGAATGGTGGGTATGATCGACCTGATCGTTTCAACGGTGTAATTGGAGTCTGGTTGAATGCCTCCGTTATTGCTTTCTTCATTTGCATTCTGTAAATATAAGAGTGCGGACTGATATTTTCGGGAGGGATGTTCGTACCTGAAGCAAGCCCCGAAGTTTGTTGATTTAGTATTTTGGCCAGTGTAAAACCCTTCCTGAACAATTCTCTTAAAATTGAGACTGAAGCTTATTCCATCTTTAAAGTTTCTGGAAAAATTGGCTCCGGCAAATAAATTTTGCTGATTGCCGATTTGTGAAAACACCAAATCAGCGATAGGTTTGTTTTGATTGAAAACTTTAAAATTTTCAGGCGTGAAATTGTAGGCTTTGTATTGGTTCAATCCGACATTAAACCCTGTATTTACATCCTGACTGAAAATTAAGTTTTGAACTGCAGAACCCAGATTGCCTAAGTTTGCCCCGGTTTTATGAATATTTATTTCAGTAAAAATTGGAAAAATAGATTCATTTAGGGTTGTGTCCGTTTTTGGGAATTCCTTTAATAAATCTCCAATGTGGCTGTAGCTATACATGATTGTATCATTTTCTTCAGTTTCATTTTGGGAATTTGATACATTGGAGGGAGTCTCAACTCTCAATTTTCCCGCACCCGGAAATTGAGCGGATAAGTAAGTTGAAAAACTTAAAGCAATGACTAAAAAAGTACCTGAAAATAATGTCTGAATCATATAATATCTCCCGAGTTCGATTATTGCAATAAAGATACAGAATTTCTAACGTTTCATTTCGGTATATCATTATTAAGTTTGTATAACATATTGCACTTTTTTTAAAGAGGGAAGGTCGTCCCTTTATGGAATGAGCTTGCCTACAGAGTCGGGCAGGGGTTGCGGGATGCAAAATTGTTATATTTTTTTATATTTAAATTTTAATGGCGGGGCAATTTGTTATATACCCCCCTGACTTGTCCCATTTAGTGCGGTGGGAATAATTTGGCGATTAGCCTGGTCATTTTTGGAGTCTGCTCAGCCTTAACGATGACGGTTTTATTGGTTATATGATTTAGGATTTGTCCATCAACTATTCTTTTTGATTCGTCCAGGAACTTTCTTATCGACACACCTGTCTTTAGTTCGATGTGTTTGGAGATCACTAAAGCCATAAAACATATCAGAATGTGCAGCTTTATAGGCTGTTCCTTAAAATGGAATATTGGTCTGGTTTGCAAGTCACTTTTGGTTACTCGAAAAGCCTGTTCTATTCTGTACAGCTCGTGATAACGCTCAATGATGGTTTCATTGCCCTCTTTTGTTTCTTCTAAATTGGTATAGTAGCCTTTGATCCCAAGCAGCTTCTTTGTTTTTTCGATTAGGTCTTCGTTAAGTTCCATTTTCTGGTCATTGGTCTTGGTAAATTTTTGTTTTCTTCTCTTTGATGGTAATTCAATTACCTGTTTTGCTTTCTCTATTTGTTTGTTCATCTCATATAAATCTTTGCGGTATCGCACAGAAGAATAACTAAAAATCAAACAACCTAATTCCGTCTTAATTCTGATACTTTTACCATCTTGCCTGACGATTTGTTGGTCTATAGTTTCGAGCAGCTTTACTGAAAGGTTGCCCAATCGTGCTCCTACAATATAGTTGATATTGTTTTGGATTAAGTGTGCAATATTTTCTGAACTAATCATTGCCGCATCTGCCACTACCGTAAATGATTCCACATTATTTCTTTTGATAAAATCTTTGATGACAGGAACAATCGTATGTCCTTCAAACGTGTTGCCACTGAAGATTTCATAAGCAATCGGAAAACCTTCCTGGGTAACCATCAGCGCTATTAATATTTGTGGTTGCTGCGATTTATTGTCTTTAGAAAAGCCGTTCTTTCGTAATTCGTCTTCTGCAAAGGTCTCAAAGTAAAGTGTTGTCACATCGTAAAAAACAATATCATAATTGAACGAATAATGCTCCTTTGCAAAATCTACTACTTTCGTCTCTACCTTTTCTTTTAAGTCAATACATTGTGGAGCAATCTTGTAATAACTCTTACGACTATGTTTTATGCCAAAAAAATGTTCCATCAATTCTAAGGAACGAAGTTTAGATGCTGGTTCAAATATCCTCATTGTTACCAAATCATTCAATAATGCCGGCAACCCAACAAACCCCAATTTATCCTGTATAGTATTTATCTGTTGGTAGAAAAAATGGTATTGCACCCCGATAAATGTACAATGATTGAGATGAAGTAGTTTGTTTGGGCTTTCATCGGGAAAAACAGATAACTGCTTTGAAGCGTCTTTGATCCATTCATTAGCTATAGTCATAAGTTCATCCAGTTCGATTTCGTTATGAGCCGAGCCAATATGGTGTAAAATGATTCGCCTGTTGTTTTGATACCGTACTATTTGAACCGCTTTGGCATTTGATGCGGTTTTGACTATCCTGATTTTCACTCCAAAACACTCATTTAGTGCGGTAAAATTAAGAAAATAAAACGTGATAATGCTGATAATCAATATTTTATAAACGCACTAAATTCGATGGGTACAAGTCAGGACATATTGCACTTTTTTTAAAGAGGGAAGGTCGTCCCTTTATGGAATGAGCTTGCCTACAGAGTCGGGCAGGGGTTGCGGGATGCAAAATTGTTATATTTTTTTATATTTAAATTTTAATGGCGGGGCAATTTGTTATATACCCCATTATTAACATCCCAACAAATCAACATATTACTCAAAAAGTTTATCGATAAAAAGTTTCTTATTAAATACCTGTAATTGGTCAATGCCCTCACCAACACCAATGTACTTTATAGGGATTTTAAATTGATCAGATATACCCAATACAACACCACCTTTTGCACTTCCATCTAATTTTGTTAAAGCGATAGCAGTAACATTAGTCGCTTCTGTAAAATGTCTTGCCTGTTCTATTGCATTTTGACCGGTTGTAGCATCGAGAACCAATAAAACTTCATGTGGTGCTCCCGGTAACTTTTTGTCAATGGATCTCTTCACTTTTGTCAATTCATCCATCAGGTGTTTTTTATTATGCAGTCTTCCGGCGGTATCAATAATCGCTACATCCATATGGTTGTTTTGGGCATATTGCACAGTTTCATATGCCACAGCAGCCGGGTCTGTATTCATTCCTTTATTAAAAAAGGCGCTCCCTGATCTATCTGCCCAGATTTTTAATTGATCCACGGCAGCAGCCCTGAATGTGTCTCCTGCTCCAAGGACAACCTTATATCCTTTTTCACGGTATTGGTTTGCTATCTTGCCGATAGTGGTTGTTTTGCCCACACCATTCACTCCAACCACTAATGTTATAAAAGGGCCTTCCATTACAGGAATAGAATAATCTTCTATATCAACAGTATTGTTTTCTGCAAGGATGTCTATGATGACACTCTTTAGAATTCCGTTCAGTTCATCAGTATTGATATATTTGTCAGCAGCTACTTTCTCTTCCAGTCGTTCAATTATCTTTACAGTTGTATCCAGCCCTACATCCGAAGAGATAAGAATGTTTTCAAGGTCGTCCAGAAAGGCAACATCTACCTTTGATTTTCCGGCAATAGCTTTGGAAATCTGAGAAAAAAAAGTTGTTTTAGTTTTTTCCAACCCTTTATTGAGATCTTCTTCTTTTTCCTTTGTAAAAAATTTTTTAAAAAAACTCATGTCCAAATATTTTCAATAGTCAAATAACACAAAAAGGGTTTCCCCTAATAAAAGAAAAACCCTTTTTATTCCGAAAGGAAAAAATTACTTGTTCTCCTCAAAAAATTCCTTAACCTTATCTTTATGGATAATGGATTCTTTATAGGAGTATTTACCTGTTACAGGATCTTTAATAGATTTTACAACTTTTACGTGATCCCTTCCGGATCCTGCATTTGCTGCCCTTTGGGCAACTCTCGCGTTTTTCGATACTTTAGCCATATTTACTTGATTTCTTTATGAAGCGTATATTTTTTTAATACCGGGTTGTATTTTTTAATTTCCAACCTGTCGGGAGTATTCTTTCTGTTTTTTTCAGAGACATATCTTGATGTTCCTGCTACTCCGCTACTTTTGTGCTCAGTACATTCCAGGATTATCTGGATTCTGTTGCCTTTTGATTTCTTTGCCATATCAAAAAAATGTTTTTAATATTATTTTAAAAGTTTCACTCCCGTGTCCACACCTTTTCTTTCCAATTCTTTAATGTACTCATAAAGACCTTTTTTGTCAATATTTCTGAGTGCACTGCTTGAGATTTTTAATGATACCCACTGGTCAGTTTCAGGAATATAAAATCTCTTCTTAAATAAATTGGGCAGAAACCTTCTGTTAGTCTTCACATTGGAATGCGAAACTTTATGACCTTTCATTGGTCTTTTTCCCGTTAATTGACAAACTCTTGACATCTTCTTCTTTTTTTAAATCATTTTGTAATAGCGATTATGTCCGCCTTTTTAAAATTTCCTGTGTGACTCCGGAAGGATTCGAACCTTCAACCGCCTGATTCGTAGTCAGGTACTCTATCCAGTTGAGCTACGGGGCCTTGTTTCGATTCTTCAATCCTTACTTATCTTGCTGCTTTTCAGGCTGATATGAGATTTAATACCAGGATTTGGCTCAAATTTGATATCATTTTTGAAATCAGGCTGCAAAGATAAATGAAAATTTTGTTATTGCAAAAGTTTTTTTGCAAATAAATATATTAAAAATGTTTATATATAAGCAAAATCATTCCGTTTAATGCCAAAAGTGCCTATAACCATTTTTTTCTTCTGAAATATATAACCAAAAGTATGACTATCATTACCATAATTATCCATACGATTAAATATCCATACTTCCAGCGGAGCTCCGGCATTGCATCAAAATTCATCCCGTAAACGCCTACTATAAATGTTAATGGAATAAATACTGTCGATATAATGGTCAGCATTTTCATTACTTTATTCAAATCATTGCTCACAGTATTTAAGTATATATCTTTCAGGCTTACATTAATCTCCCGATATGAATCTATTGTATCAAGTAGTTGAATACTATGGTCATAAATATCTCGTAAATATCTTAAATTTCTTTCTTCAAATTGCTGATTTTCATTTCTCAGCAATTTACTGATTAATTCTCTAAGTGGATACACGATTTTTCGCATCAGAATAAGATCTTTTTTATTTTTTTGTATCTCACTCAAATGTATGACATTACAACTTAAAAGGAGGTTGTCCTCTATTTCCTCAATTTTTTCGCCCATCTTATCCAATACTTCAAAGTAGTGATCTACAATGATGTCTAAGAGTAAATAAAGCAAATAATCGACTTTTCTCTCTCTGACTTTAGTATTTTTGTCTTTTAGCCGTTCCCGAATAGGGTCAAATATATCTCCCGCCCTTTCCTGAAATGTCAGCAATGTATCGTTAAAAAGAAAAAAAGATAGCTGTTCTTCATCCAGTTCGTTTTTATCCTGATTCCAAACAATCATTTTCATTACAATAAAACTATAGTCTTTTTCTTCTTCGAGTTTCGGCCTT
The genomic region above belongs to Saprospiraceae bacterium and contains:
- a CDS encoding DUF4295 family protein, which gives rise to MAKVSKNARVAQRAANAGSGRDHVKVVKSIKDPVTGKYSYKESIIHKDKVKEFFEENK
- a CDS encoding SDR family oxidoreductase, with amino-acid sequence MKKVLITGAAGFIGSHLCDRFIKEGYYVIGMDNLITGNLENIEHLFPLPNFEYYHHDVSKFVHVPGTLDYILHFASPASPIDYLKMPIQTLKVGSLGTHNLLGLAKSKSARILIASTSEVYGDPLVHPQREDYWGNVNPIGPRGVYDEAKRFQEAITMAYHTYHGLETRIVRIFNTYGPRMRVEDGRVLPAFFSQAIRGEGLTVFGDGSQTRSFCYVDDLVEGIYRLLLSDYHLPVNIGNPSEITIMQFSKEVLDLVQNPKAHIIYNPLPVDDPKQRQPDISLAKKLLNWEPNVNREDGLKRTYEYFRKVVR
- a CDS encoding IS1634 family transposase; amino-acid sequence: MKIRIVKTASNAKAVQIVRYQNNRRIILHHIGSAHNEIELDELMTIANEWIKDASKQLSVFPDESPNKLLHLNHCTFIGVQYHFFYQQINTIQDKLGFVGLPALLNDLVTMRIFEPASKLRSLELMEHFFGIKHSRKSYYKIAPQCIDLKEKVETKVVDFAKEHYSFNYDIVFYDVTTLYFETFAEDELRKNGFSKDNKSQQPQILIALMVTQEGFPIAYEIFSGNTFEGHTIVPVIKDFIKRNNVESFTVVADAAMISSENIAHLIQNNINYIVGARLGNLSVKLLETIDQQIVRQDGKSIRIKTELGCLIFSYSSVRYRKDLYEMNKQIEKAKQVIELPSKRRKQKFTKTNDQKMELNEDLIEKTKKLLGIKGYYTNLEETKEGNETIIERYHELYRIEQAFRVTKSDLQTRPIFHFKEQPIKLHILICFMALVISKHIELKTGVSIRKFLDESKRIVDGQILNHITNKTVIVKAEQTPKMTRLIAKLFPPH
- a CDS encoding aminotransferase class I/II-fold pyridoxal phosphate-dependent enzyme, encoding MSILKKKMAAYTLPQQIQEMGLYPFFRTIESEQDTVVKIDGKDVLMFGSNSYLGLTNHPKLKEASKKAIDKYGSGCAGSRFLNGTLDIHIELEEKLAKFVGKEGALVFSTGFQVNLGVISSIPGRHDYIILDELDHACIIDGARLSFAKVLKYNHNDMDSLEKVLSRVEPDKMKLIAVDGVFSMEGDIANLPEIVILAEKYNANIMVDDAHGLGVLGKLGAGTADHFGLTDKVDLIMGTFSKSLASIGGFIAADNDTINYLKHNARSLIFSASIAPANAASVIAALDLIQAEPERIEKLWENTRYAMQALKSAGFDTGHSVTPIIPILIRDDYKTFQLTKLALEQGIFVNPVVSPAVPSTSSLIRYSLMATHTKEQIDESVDKLHSIAVQIGVFDLEKSSVLS
- a CDS encoding diacylglycerol kinase family lipid kinase, coding for MAERKKIRFVTNPFSGTKKKDQLDALIRNNLDLTKFEYEICLTQYSGHARLLSKEAVDKNYYMVAAVGGDGTVNEVASSLVHQNTILSVIPFGSGNGFAMHIGLGRQAEYSLKAINTGIVQKIDTCLANDRFFLNIAGIGLDATVAFKTKANKKRGFLPYFIATLKESLSFKYLSLEIETENEKFSGQYAMAVVANASIYGYNFTIVPNADLQDGMLDVLLVVKKPVFRYFLMAFRMLNRTFHKSPLVKLYKVREVTIKIKDKEHMHVDGEGFESDKTVTFKVIPSSLNVLFPSIQVK
- a CDS encoding NAD(P)-dependent oxidoreductase — translated: MKKKVLITGATGFIGGFIVRECLSRGYEVTATVRKSSDTSGLKGLDIKLIEWNFEDILQMTESLQYHQFEYIIHNAGLTKSPEPKAYWKVNTTYLDNLLCAIKNAKINIQKFVFISSLASYGPADFQKNGILDSNSVPHPVTNYGRSKLDSENLLINSKDIPWVILRPTAVYGPMEKDLFNVFETINKGIELVAGFGKQKLTFIYVKDLAKMIVDAMSSDVKHKGYFVTDGQSYEGKYFNSLIKKHLSKKTVSIRLPIFVIKGVAYVSEKVSALSGKYPSLNIEKVNEIKARSWNCDISEQQKDLGFTAAYTLDEGIKETILWYKENNWLK
- the rpmG gene encoding 50S ribosomal protein L33, with product MAKKSKGNRIQIILECTEHKSSGVAGTSRYVSEKNRKNTPDRLEIKKYNPVLKKYTLHKEIK
- the rpmB gene encoding 50S ribosomal protein L28 gives rise to the protein MSRVCQLTGKRPMKGHKVSHSNVKTNRRFLPNLFKKRFYIPETDQWVSLKISSSALRNIDKKGLYEYIKELERKGVDTGVKLLK
- the ftsY gene encoding signal recognition particle-docking protein FtsY, which gives rise to MSFFKKFFTKEKEEDLNKGLEKTKTTFFSQISKAIAGKSKVDVAFLDDLENILISSDVGLDTTVKIIERLEEKVAADKYINTDELNGILKSVIIDILAENNTVDIEDYSIPVMEGPFITLVVGVNGVGKTTTIGKIANQYREKGYKVVLGAGDTFRAAAVDQLKIWADRSGSAFFNKGMNTDPAAVAYETVQYAQNNHMDVAIIDTAGRLHNKKHLMDELTKVKRSIDKKLPGAPHEVLLVLDATTGQNAIEQARHFTEATNVTAIALTKLDGSAKGGVVLGISDQFKIPIKYIGVGEGIDQLQVFNKKLFIDKLFE